The Elaeis guineensis isolate ETL-2024a chromosome 3, EG11, whole genome shotgun sequence region CATTGCTTGTTAGGCCAAGATGTAGACTACATAACAAGAAACGAATCCCAGAGTCGTAGCGAGTTGGACACTCTGGATTCTGTCTCCCTCTACCCAATCAGAAGGGAGgtatttttatctaaataatattaattttaaaaaaatataaaaataatatttttataaaatatttattaaaatattgttcaaaataaaataattctAACATGATTTTATGTGCCGACTCATTATAACTCACACCATATGAATAATTGTATCAGCAGCATAGAGTCGTTCTATCAAAAGATGGCTTTATAAATTGTCCTGTTAAAAGATGACTGTACAGAACGATTTTGACCATAGACTTTCATCAAGAGATCATTAGATTCTCTAACTATCGAGAGAAAAGTTAGAGAGGGCATAGAAAGAGATGACtggggtcaaaaaaaaaaaggatcgggGGACCAAGAGGGACAGGGGTGgggtgtttgattttttttttctaagtgacggaaaaagggaaaagaagatTTTAATCTTCCCTCTCTTTCAACTAAATCCCTGTCTCCCCTCTCTCTATaacttagaaaaaaaataaaaaaatccaaataccccacccctctccctctcgatcctCCGATCCTCTTCCTCTCGATCCCCGCTGTCTCTCCCCACGCCCCCCTAACTTCCCTCCAGTGGTTGGAAAGTCTAGTAGTTTCTCAGTGCAGAATCAGTAGTTACTCAAATTCGCTTTATCATAGAATGACTTATAGAGTTGCTCTATGATAGGACGACTCTACGTTGCTAAATCTATTATCCACATGGCATGAGTTGTGGTTAGTAAGGTTGGAAATAAACCGAATTGGGTCGAGCCACACCCTTATCCAAGTCCGATCGAAAATATTTTTTCGAGTTTCGGATTGAGCTTAAgcctgaaaaaatttaaaatataaggcCCGAGCCCAATCGGACTGATCCAAACCTGAGCCTGAGACCCAGCCCGACCTCCTCACCCtccatttttctctcctttctctctctctttcttaaaaCTTTCACACGCTTCGCCGCCTCCCTCCCCGATCGCTGGCCCTCTCCTCCCCTCCTTTGTCGGAAAGAGAGAGATTACAGAGTACTCCATAGGAAAGACCGCATGATGCTCTCTGCTCTGTCAGTCTTTTGGGAATCATATGAGGATAGATTGGGGTGGTCTATAGGTGGTGGACGGATAAGGGTGGCGGTAGACAGTGAAGGCCAGGAGGCCATGAAGTACATCGCTGATGAGGAAAGATGGAAGACCGAAAAATGGGAAGGGGTTTTAATCTTTGAATGGACACAGATTAGAGACTAGAGCTCCTGGGGTTTTAATCTTCGAATGGGCACGGACGAACATGCTCTAGATATTCTTACTCTTGAATACCGAACAGATAGTCGGTTATTCGTGGATTGAACTTCGAACTAGGTTTGGATCGGACCAAAGATTTACCCGAGTTCAGTTCGAAATTAAAATGAATCCTATTTTTTGGTCCAAGCTCAATTTAAATAATTTCGGACCGAATCTGAAGTTTGACCTAAAGTCAGCTCGATCCGCTGGGTCTCGAATCGATCCGAGCCCACTTTCAGTTCTGGTGAGGAGGCTATGGATAAAATCATCCTATTAATCTTATGGTAGGATGGTTTTGTTTTgagtaatattttaataaatattttataaaaaatattatttttatatttttaaaaaaataatattatttagataaaattatccCAAAGCGAGTACAGAGCATAGAACGGTATCCTTGTTTCTCTGTGTCTATTATTTCTCCTGTACATCTATTCAGACCGACCAAAGCTGAGATAACCAGAGAGATCGGATATCTCGACGGAGTGGTGGTGGTAGTAGCTTCACGGAGAGGCGATATGCGTCCGAAGTTGGTGTTGTTCGGAGACTCCATCACGGAGGAGTCCTTTGGGGATGGGGGCTGGGGCGCAGCTCTCGCCCACCATTTCTCCCGCTCGGTGAGTTCACCCTTGAGATCTGGGATTGCCGAGTTCTCTCGGTCTCCGTCCCTTTCCCTCcgatttcttttctatttttgagATCTGGAGTATTTTATGGTGGGCGATCAGGCGGACGTGGTGCTGCGAGGGTACAGCGGGTACAACACGAGGTGGGCGCTGAGGATGGTGGAGAAGGCGATGGACGGGGTGTGCGTGGAGGGTAAACCACCGATGGCGGTGACGGTATTCTTCGGAGCCAATGACGCCTCCCTCGCCGATCGGAGCAGCGGCTTCCAGCACGTCCCCCTCCCGGAGTACCTAAACAACCTCCGTGCCATATGTTCCTTTCTCAAGGTACGACACCGCCACCACGTGACTCTCTCCTTCAGTTTTTAGCTAGTATATTACTCAAGCATACAACACGTGTGCCTCCACGTGCGGTAGAATTATTTTACATTCCTCGGCATCGTACCGCCCTCTCGCCCCCTCACTGACCGACGCTGTGTACACTGTACCGCCTTCTCCTACGAAGAAGGGTGAGGAACGGAACGGGTGCCGCCGGACGCTGGCTGCGTTAATGCTGGctgtttgaatatatatttttttaaaatgctTTAAGAAGAACATATAGTGCCCATTTGatcgtttttgtttttgtttttgtttttttttacttttaaaaataaaatcatagaaaACCAAAAAACCATacttgatgatatttttttttaatttcttgaaaaaaaaaccgtaaacttttatacttttaatattttttaaagttaaaaaaatcatttttttttatctccaATTATAGCGCGCTACCTCCACACCACCACCGGTGTCGTCTCCGCCACTACCGTCATCACCTCGCCACCGTCGCCACCACCACGAACCCATCGCACCATCGCCGCCTTCACCACACCATCACCACCACCATCACCGCTTCCATCATTAGCATCCGTCCACCACTATTGCCGCTGCCACCACACCACCGCTGTCAGTGGCATCATATATCCTAATAGAGGTGTTGGTGGTTGCAAAAGTTTTTCACGTAACATCTTATCGTTCTCAACGCATGCTTGGCAGCAGGAACTCTCCGGTATCACTCTTTTCTACAGAAGAAATTTGATATTTGCacccatctttttttcttttttattgtaTAATCTCGCATTCATTGCATCATCTTTTTATGGGATTGTATTGCTAGGCCTAGACTAGGGTGCTGATGGTCCCCATCCAACAGTCAAGCTGGCATGTGATGATTAAAGAAGAAAAAGGCTTAATATAATGATATTCTGACGCCTTCACAAACTTCCACTACTTCATTTctttgttgttattattattatgattattaCTATTAGTTAAAGAGCTAATAATCAATTACATAAAGATATTGCTGTAAAGGACTGTTAATACAGAGCCCCTTCTGTGCGCTCTGACTGTTGGTTGATCATTACCAGTGAAAGACTAACGCTCACTTCATAGTGGGTGGCAATTTATATCAGTTCCCAGATTGTATAGAAGCTGATTTGCTGTCCTTTTACTTGTTGTACCTTTGTTTATATGTTTGGTACAGGAGCGATGGCCTTCTACTGTTGTGATCCTTATCACGCCGCCACCTATCGACGAGGAGGGGCGACTCCGGTAATTCTATAAGTCCCTCCAAACTGTTTAAATGAATCACTATGCAGAATTTTGCTCTTGTCATACTTGGAAGCTTGGTGAATTGGTTTTAAATTAGCAACAAACTTCAAACGAGTTGGATCAGTTTGTATGGAAACATTCCTTTGTAGTATTCTTGTACTTGCTAATGAATAATAGGTACCTGCACGGTTCTTGTGGAATTTTTGTCATTTTAGGCTGTACATTGATGTGACAACGACCTTTCTGACATCCAATTTGGGCTGTAAATTAACAGCATGCTTCATATGATGAAGTTACATCAGCTGATGTGTTACTTCTTAATTGCCAGTCTGGCAGTCTTCCTAAGTGTCAGTTGAGAAGGGAGCAGTACAAGGCTTACACATAGTTGCCAacatttttgtgtgagatttctgTATCTTGCTGGCATTACTTACAAAAGAAATAAGGGAAGGGATGTGGCTTTACAAATATGCTTCTATTCATATTATTATAACTACAAAAGCATTTTTATTTGGGTTGGTCTATGTGAAGAATTCCATGTGATGTTGGGGAATTTTTCTGCTTCATTGGAATATGATAGGATCCATATAGCCACTATATTTTTGTCAGCTGATCTAATTCATCTTCATAAGCGTTTCCTGTTGTCTTATTGAAATGTTAGTTTTTTATCAGTATGTCAAATAACCTGGCAAGCAGTGTCAGGGCCTTAAGAAAAGCTGATGGAGCACATGGCATGCCTTTCTACCATTGCTTGGCAACCCCATTTTTCTATCAATTTAGAGCTAACAACAATGGAACACATTGGATATATCATGCCTCTTAGACTGCTGTACCTTGCTGGCTTAATGAATGCTTTGTTATGATGTGTGGCTCAGTTTCGGAGTCATAACCTGTAAATTATAtgatgaaatgatatttaaataAATTTCTAATACTATCTGGTATCTGTTATTTCTTTTCCTATCTGCGTTCAATGTCCTTGGTTAGAAATTTAAAAAGCTAATATGAAATAAGCTTGGTTGCAAAGGTGAGGAGCTAAAATGGTCTCTCAAAGCATCCATACAGGTATTATTATCAAACAATAATTAGTTTTCATAAATTTTGCGAAAAGCTCTCATGGTGGTGTATCCAAAAACATCCTAAATGAGTTGTAAAAATATTCTCAGCCTTTTACTATAATCAATGAACTTTAACTTGGGTTATGTTACAAATATATGTTTTCTCCCAACTCCTGTTCAGGGTCATTATCAATGTTTTCAGAACCGGTACCGACCGCCGTGTCGGTCGCCAGCCGGTACGGTATGGTTCCGGTTCCATATTGTACCGACACACGGTACGATCAGGCGCGTCGGTCAAATCGGcacgctatttttttttttttgaaagaaatattcaattgttttttttttttttgagaaaggaGTATTCAAATTGTTGTTTAGTGATATTAATTAATGTTTGTATTACTCGGAAGTCTCGGATACAACGTTAATCGCATGCGATATGAATCTAAGTGTGTCATAATATTATTTAACATCCTAATTCCTAAATAATCAAGACATAGACAAGATATCATTGGATCCTAAAatgcttaaatcaattaaaaaatctaaaaatactaaattttgacatagtttctccttgtttttttttatttttcacaaattttttttaaaaaaaacaagagaggaagagaaaaaagggaGCTAGGAAAGAAAACTTACCTCTAATCCACATTGTTCCTTCATTTTTTTGCCGTTCTTGAAGTGGGAGAGCGAGGGATCTAGTTGGAGAAATGAAGAATACAGAGTCCTCTCTGCCTCCCTCTCTTATTAAACACACCGAATCAGGCGGTTCGGTCCGAAACAGGGCCGAACCGACTGGTTCAGGCCACATACCTTGGTTCGGGGTCCGAACCGGacggttcctttttttttttggtctgggTGCTGAAATCCACGGTTGAACTGGACCGGTTAGGCGCCGGTTCGGTTCGGAACGCCTCGAACCGGGCGGTTCGGGTCGGTTCTGAAAATGCTGGTCATTATCAATTCAAAAGCTGTCATGTTCTTCCAGAATTTCTTAGGTCTTCTCTATCTTTTCTTGATACTAAAATGTAAGCCCAAGCTTGCTTCTATACTTATTGCTGCATGTTCTGGTTCTATTATCATTCATTGGCTGGCTGGTTTGTCCCTCACTGATCTTTGGCATGACTTTAATACTTCaactggaattttttggctcagtCCTAAATTATGTCATCTATCActcatttgatatttttcatattgcTTAAATTTTAGGGCAATTTTTCCATCATGTGGTTGCTTTCTCATCTTATAAGTGAACTCTGGTTTTATTTtattagttttaaaattatttgctTGATTGAAACATCCCAAATTTTCTCTCTCACATCTAGCTCCCAAGAAAATCTTGCAAAATCCTTTCTCCCCTTCAATTAAGATATGAAAACTTATTAGAACTGGGTAACAAAATTGTTGTGGTGGGAAGCTTTTAAAATCTGCGTGCAGACCAACACTGTAGTCTGAACTGTTTTGCACTGTTATGTGTTTGAGTTCAAATAGTTCAATGGTTCCACCTTGATCCCCTCCTCTCCTGTACCTGCACCAATTTATGTGGAAAAGGCATCTGCTTAGAATTTCATTTTTATACAACGTGAGTGAAGCTAGAGGGTTCTAAAGAGGACCATTATTTCCCCATGTCCATGATAGAGAACAAAAAGCTTTTCTAGACAGATATGGTCATACAAAAGAAGCTTAAATGAAGACCACTATTCAAATGCTTTTTTTACCCTCGATTGTCTGTCACAGAAATCAACCTTTGCTGAAGGACATAATGGGATGGAAAGCTACTTGCCAGGTTTTCTATGCTTCTCACATATTCCGGGAGGCCAATCAGGCTGCTGGTTTAATATTCTCCCAATCATTGCAAGGCAGTTTTTGACTGTATCCATCCGGCTCTAGCCCAGTTCCTAAGAGCTGATGGTTTTGGTGTTACTTTTCTTAAACATTCTAAATGCCTGCATGAACTGGTTGtaactttttgttttgttttcagCTTCAGCTCCTTTTTGTACCAAAAACAAAAACATAAACCTTATATTGGAGTTTGAGTTCCTTTCTAAGTTAGTTTTTTCCTCCATTCACAAAGTACAATGGAACTATGTAAAGAGCTAGATACAAGCAATAGAATTCCAAGAATCTTCATTGCTTGTATAAAAATCTATCAGAAAAAAGAAAGTTGAGTTAATATAGACTAGAGAGTTTTAAGATATTAAGTGCCTCCATCTCCGAGGCACAAATTATAAGCCAGATAATCAAGGGTTCCAGTATCTCTAGGTTGACCTTTCAATAGTCGAACAAGGCAGGTTTTTAACTTAACAATAAGGCAGGATGAAGATTAATTTATTTAACCTACAATGTTTCTAATAACAGTACAGATTGCAGAGAAAGGTTTTTAACTGTGTTCGGTAAAATCAAGTTTTTTaagatttttctctattttttgggTAAGGAGCTTTTTAAGAATTGATAGATGTGACCTGGCGGGTTTCTGTCACATATTGGTGTTGATTTGCGATAGAACAAGGAAATGCATAATTTCTAAATGAAGTAGTTGCCAGTTCAATCTGTGCAAAAAATCTAAAATGCTGATTGCTTCGAAGGGGATTGCTTCTGTTTTCTGTTAAGAAACAAAGCTTATTATGCAGAGTGATTATGAAATCAAGAAAAATGCCTTGCTCAGATGCATTAATCTTTGAAATATGGTTGATACTTGTTACTTGTATGCTGCCAGTTTTAGCAAACTAATGCCATGTCTCCAATAACTTGTTTTATTTGAATCCTTATAGATAATATTAGTCACGAACACATTCTACAAGCCTGGTAGACACTGCCCCCTGTATATAATGAACACACACTTGCACCTCTAACACCATAAAGCGAATGCCTATGTGCCTGCGTCATGCTTGGACAGGGAAGTCATCTAACCACATGCAGCAAGTTCAGAGAACCGGACAATGAACTCCACATCTCCCCACCAACCCATCCCACGTTTGCAATGTTTATTCTCTTTGGCTTTGGGGCCTCCTGAGGAAGGTGGGTGGCTGGtttaaagaaataaagaaatgcATTCTCTAAAAGTATGGATGAATTTATCAACTCACATGAATAAAACTAAAAAGATCGCAATTACCTGTACTTCATATCTCTTGTGCATTGCATGTGCCCCATGCTAGCATGTATTAATGCATCAAGTAATTCCAATATGATGGTTTGCATACATTCAGTGGATTGGAGCTCATTCAATTTCTAGTCCAGTGATCTTTATATAGATCTTTCCTTGGAATTCAGTATTCGCTCTTTTGGTTCTAGGAAATACAAA contains the following coding sequences:
- the LOC105040658 gene encoding GDSL esterase/lipase At5g45920, with the translated sequence MRPKLVLFGDSITEESFGDGGWGAALAHHFSRSADVVLRGYSGYNTRWALRMVEKAMDGVCVEGKPPMAVTVFFGANDASLADRSSGFQHVPLPEYLNNLRAICSFLKERWPSTVVILITPPPIDEEGRLRYPFGDNPSGLPERTNESAGAYAKACIAVAKESGIPVIDIWSKMQQFPNWEKIFLRDGLHFTAGGNRVLFEEVVERLRNAGLSLETLPADLPLLYDIDPNDPLKSFSN